A single window of Pontibacillus chungwhensis DNA harbors:
- a CDS encoding FtsK/SpoIIIE domain-containing protein has translation MIEYIGPLALAGLAFLPKVQGKMSERKIIELYFKNTGFNLKRNKEVLWPEFWKKHMSPMFTRYDYNLPVGLEVEEGMADALSKALGYPVEVSGEKVMSIWIFKKRLPKQWNYKDLLPSEGWKIPIGLSYKGMIWHDFDEIPHMTVAGATRWGKTIFLKVLLTYLIEQHGDDVEFYIFDLKGGLAFNKFKSLKQVRGVAGDYKESSDLMDLITSDIKRDMSDFKLNDIENITDTDLPKRKFVIIDEAGELMKNKSMTDQEKKWVENCQRTMSYIARVSGGIGLRQIFCTQYPTGDVLDRQIKANSSAKISFRLENGTMSKVALDELGAEEIDTKGRAIYRTVDRHLVQVPYISREEMWSRLEEHVDVKAPAENGKGRENPIKFR, from the coding sequence GTGATTGAATACATTGGACCTTTAGCGTTGGCGGGATTAGCTTTTCTACCTAAAGTACAAGGGAAAATGAGCGAACGAAAGATCATTGAGCTTTATTTTAAAAACACGGGTTTTAATCTGAAGCGAAATAAAGAAGTGTTGTGGCCGGAATTTTGGAAGAAACACATGTCCCCTATGTTCACACGGTATGACTACAATTTGCCTGTTGGCTTAGAAGTGGAAGAGGGCATGGCGGATGCCCTTTCTAAAGCTTTAGGATATCCAGTGGAGGTGTCTGGCGAGAAAGTGATGTCTATATGGATATTCAAAAAACGTCTGCCGAAACAATGGAACTATAAAGACTTGTTACCTTCTGAGGGATGGAAAATACCAATAGGCTTGTCCTACAAAGGAATGATATGGCATGACTTTGATGAGATACCTCATATGACGGTCGCCGGAGCTACTAGGTGGGGGAAAACGATCTTCCTTAAAGTACTACTAACGTATCTAATCGAACAACATGGCGATGATGTTGAATTTTATATTTTTGATCTTAAGGGTGGGTTAGCATTCAATAAGTTTAAATCATTGAAACAAGTGAGGGGGGTTGCTGGGGACTATAAAGAATCCAGCGATTTAATGGACCTAATCACCTCTGATATCAAACGTGATATGTCAGATTTCAAGCTAAATGATATTGAAAATATAACTGATACAGATTTACCAAAGCGTAAGTTTGTCATTATTGATGAAGCTGGGGAGCTTATGAAAAACAAGAGCATGACAGACCAAGAGAAGAAATGGGTGGAAAACTGTCAACGAACAATGAGTTATATCGCTCGTGTCTCAGGGGGTATTGGTTTGAGACAGATATTCTGCACCCAGTATCCAACAGGAGACGTTTTGGATAGGCAGATAAAGGCCAATTCATCAGCTAAAATTTCATTCAGATTGGAAAATGGAACCATGTCTAAGGTTGCTTTAGATGAATTAGGTGCAGAAGAAATTGATACAAAAGGAAGAGCTATATATCGCACTGTAGATCGGCACCTTGTTCAAGTGCCTTATATCTCCAGAGAAGAGATGTGGAGCAGATTGGAGGAACACGTAGATGTTAAAGCACCTGCAGAGAATGGAAAGGGAAGAGAAAATCCTATCAAATTTAGATAA
- the odhB gene encoding 2-oxoglutarate dehydrogenase complex dihydrolipoyllysine-residue succinyltransferase, with protein MKEIKVPELAESITEGTVAEWLVKEGDSVEKGDAILELETDKVNVEVNSDFTGVISELLVEEGDDVEVGDTVAKVDENGEGGGSSESESSDSDEESQEESKQEEKSSDNGKQESSEDSKEKASEKEDKKDEEKQDPNKEIVASPAARKKARELGIDLRDIKPNDPLGRIRPEDVEAAANQSKEDKGSKKDSKKEKKSEQKSSEKTEFDKPVERVKMSRRRQTISKRLVEAQQTAAMLTTFNEVDMTAVMNLRKERKDQFQQKHDVKLGFMSFFTKAVVGALKEFPLLNAEIQGDEIVMKKFYDIGMAVSTDEGLVVPVVRDADRIGFAGIEKEIGRLGKRARDKQLSLDELQGGSFTITNGGIFGSMLSTPIINAPQVGILGMHNIQKRAMVMPDDSIEVRPMMYIALSYDHRIVDGKEAVQFLVRIKEMLEDPYNLLLEG; from the coding sequence ATGAAGGAAATTAAGGTACCAGAACTTGCAGAATCCATTACAGAAGGCACGGTCGCAGAGTGGCTTGTTAAAGAAGGCGACTCCGTTGAAAAAGGCGATGCGATCCTTGAACTTGAAACTGATAAAGTAAATGTTGAAGTAAACTCTGATTTCACAGGTGTCATCTCCGAACTTCTAGTAGAGGAAGGAGACGACGTTGAAGTAGGCGATACCGTTGCAAAAGTAGATGAGAACGGCGAAGGCGGCGGTTCGTCAGAATCTGAATCTTCGGACTCTGACGAAGAGAGTCAAGAAGAGTCTAAGCAAGAAGAAAAGTCGTCTGATAATGGTAAACAGGAATCTTCCGAAGACAGCAAAGAAAAAGCTTCAGAGAAAGAAGATAAGAAGGATGAAGAAAAGCAAGATCCAAATAAAGAGATTGTAGCTTCTCCGGCTGCCCGTAAAAAAGCACGCGAACTAGGTATTGACCTTCGCGATATTAAACCGAATGATCCTCTTGGTCGCATTCGTCCAGAAGATGTAGAAGCAGCAGCCAATCAATCTAAAGAAGATAAAGGTTCTAAAAAAGACAGCAAGAAAGAGAAGAAATCAGAGCAGAAGTCTTCTGAGAAAACAGAATTCGATAAGCCGGTTGAACGCGTGAAGATGTCACGTCGTCGTCAAACGATTTCTAAGCGTCTTGTTGAAGCACAGCAAACAGCAGCTATGCTTACAACGTTCAACGAGGTAGACATGACAGCTGTTATGAACCTTCGTAAAGAGCGTAAGGACCAATTCCAACAGAAACATGATGTAAAGCTTGGGTTTATGTCCTTCTTCACAAAAGCAGTTGTTGGTGCTCTTAAAGAATTCCCTCTTCTTAACGCTGAGATCCAAGGCGATGAAATTGTTATGAAGAAATTCTATGACATTGGTATGGCGGTTTCGACGGATGAAGGTCTTGTTGTACCTGTTGTTCGTGATGCTGACCGTATTGGGTTTGCCGGAATCGAGAAAGAAATTGGTCGACTCGGCAAACGTGCGCGTGATAAGCAGCTATCTTTAGATGAGCTTCAAGGTGGTTCCTTCACGATTACAAACGGCGGAATCTTTGGATCTATGCTATCCACACCTATTATAAATGCTCCTCAAGTGGGTATTTTAGGAATGCATAACATCCAAAAACGTGCAATGGTTATGCCGGATGATTCTATTGAAGTTCGTCCGATGATGTACATTGCTCTTTCCTACGACCACCGTATTGTCGATGGTAAAGAAGCTGTTCAGTTCCTTGTCCGAATTAAAGAAATGCTAGAAGACCCTTATAACCTTCTGCTAGAAGGTTAA
- the yidC gene encoding membrane protein insertase YidC, whose amino-acid sequence MKALWKSSLLLIVTAFVLSACSSQGDGGDGFLHNLFVEPFTKAIELAASITGGSYGIAIIILTVIIRLVLMPLMLNMYKNQQQMKVKMAGMKPEMDDIQARMKEASPEDRQKMQQEMMALYQKHGVNPLNMGCLPMLLQMPILMGFYFAIRSSETIATHTFLWFNLGEPDIAMALIAGALYFVQYRVSLIGVPESQQKQMKLIGLLSPIMILIISLNAPAALPVYWAIGGLFLVFQTIIGRKLYQTESEPVPQTSN is encoded by the coding sequence ATGAAAGCTTTATGGAAATCAAGTTTACTTTTAATTGTGACAGCATTTGTCTTATCAGCATGTTCAAGTCAAGGTGATGGAGGAGATGGGTTCCTACACAATCTATTTGTCGAACCTTTCACCAAAGCTATTGAGTTAGCGGCTTCGATTACTGGAGGTAGCTATGGTATAGCTATTATTATCCTCACCGTAATCATTCGACTTGTACTGATGCCTCTTATGCTGAATATGTATAAGAACCAACAGCAAATGAAAGTAAAAATGGCTGGAATGAAGCCTGAAATGGATGATATTCAAGCCCGAATGAAAGAAGCTTCTCCTGAAGATCGCCAAAAGATGCAACAGGAAATGATGGCTCTGTACCAAAAGCATGGAGTGAACCCACTTAATATGGGGTGTCTTCCAATGCTTCTGCAAATGCCAATTCTAATGGGCTTTTATTTCGCGATCAGAAGTTCAGAGACGATAGCCACTCACACTTTTCTATGGTTTAACCTGGGTGAGCCTGATATCGCTATGGCGCTGATTGCAGGTGCCTTGTACTTTGTTCAATATAGAGTGTCTTTAATAGGCGTACCGGAATCACAACAAAAGCAAATGAAGCTAATTGGTCTATTGTCACCGATAATGATTTTAATTATTTCGCTGAACGCACCAGCTGCATTACCTGTTTACTGGGCAATCGGCGGCTTGTTCCTAGTTTTCCAAACGATTATAGGACGCAAGTTGTACCAGACAGAGTCAGAACCAGTCCCGCAAACCTCAAATTAA
- a CDS encoding replication-relaxation family protein: MLKHLQRMEREEKILSNLDKLGIATRKQLQVINNLGGDRNANRILANMEDDGSIKSLRMDQKIYYVAHKGKEKIGSGKALKDKAHLAHTLMRNDLYIYLGTPKGWKNEASVDFPYNGEETTLVSDASFIKNHNHHFIEIDNTQTMKTNREKIDRYRVLFNLIKENYDSIPVLIWYTVSSRRQNALEDYCNQLKINSKVLSLKDLCYS, encoded by the coding sequence ATGTTAAAGCACCTGCAGAGAATGGAAAGGGAAGAGAAAATCCTATCAAATTTAGATAAGCTTGGGATCGCCACACGGAAACAGCTGCAAGTTATAAATAACTTAGGGGGGGATCGTAATGCGAATCGCATACTGGCGAATATGGAGGATGACGGATCCATCAAATCCCTTCGAATGGATCAGAAGATTTATTATGTCGCCCATAAAGGGAAAGAGAAAATAGGCAGTGGGAAAGCTCTAAAAGACAAAGCACATTTAGCGCATACATTAATGAGAAATGACCTGTATATTTACTTAGGTACACCAAAGGGATGGAAAAACGAAGCATCTGTGGACTTTCCATATAACGGAGAAGAAACCACGCTAGTATCAGATGCCTCTTTCATCAAAAACCATAATCATCACTTTATAGAAATTGATAATACACAGACCATGAAAACCAACCGAGAAAAAATAGATCGTTATCGTGTACTTTTCAATCTCATTAAGGAAAATTATGATTCCATTCCTGTACTGATTTGGTATACCGTTTCTTCCAGAAGGCAAAATGCATTGGAGGATTATTGTAACCAATTAAAGATAAACTCGAAGGTGTTATCTCTTAAAGACTTGTGTTACTCTTAA
- a CDS encoding 2-oxoglutarate dehydrogenase E1 component, which translates to MSNKGSNENIWEQFHGPNMGYIEEQYDLYLEDPERVDSSLREVFEQYGAPEWIQGGQGQQGSEGPSAGDIQKVTSALKLVEAIRRSGHLEAEVYAVGRGRERYSPLLDPKTYNLSENDLKSIPANWIWPEAPSQVSNGLEAIQTLKHQYAGRISFEVDHVHNEEERKWLQGKIENGTYQVDFDEDRKKQVLKLLAQVEGFEQFLGKTFVAQKRFSIEGLDVMVPMLDHIVQAATEEKMEHVMMGMAHRGRLNVLAHVLGKPYDRIFSEFHHAPNKELVPSEGSMGINYGWTGDVKYHFGASRDVEKEERTTRVTLSHNPSHLEFVDPVVQGFSRAAQDDREERGWSEQDTEKAFSILIHGDAAFPGEGVVAETLNMSDLPGYRTGGAVHIIANNLVGFTTIQKDGRSTRYASDLAKGYEIPIIHVNADDPIQCLSAMQLAYEYRKKFHKDFLIDLVGYRRYGHNEMDEPRATQPELYSEIDDHSTVAAVYAEQLQNDGVIEDGYFDQVKEEVDQNLRQTYENMKENETGDQDAKDVPEEMVTGLNAIDTAVSLDVLKKLNKDLLERPEGFNGFKKLEKILQRRENVLEEGNKVDWATGESLAFASILKDGKPIRLTGQDSQRGTFAHRHLVLHDVEDGSTYCPMHGLEEANASFDIYNSPLNEAGVLGFEYGYSVQAPEALVLWEAQYGDFANAGQVIIDQFISAGRAKWGEKSSLVMLLPHGYEGQGPEHSSARLERYLTMSAEYNWTVANVTSSAQYFHLLRRQAAIGGKDAARPLVLMTPKSLIRNQRVASEGKEFSEGQFQPLKPQRGLGENEDKVTRLVIGSGKVMIDLEDRIENEDQNWDWLHIARVEQIYPFPEKQLQEILEQYPNIEEVVWVQEEPRNMGGWDFVKETLYQLVNDTHEIKYIGRPKRSSPAVGEPNIHKTEQNRIIQEALKLSKGGDSNEGN; encoded by the coding sequence GTGTCGAACAAAGGGTCTAACGAAAACATTTGGGAACAGTTTCATGGCCCCAATATGGGGTACATCGAAGAGCAGTACGATTTATACTTAGAAGATCCAGAGCGGGTCGATTCATCTCTTCGCGAGGTGTTTGAACAATATGGTGCTCCAGAGTGGATACAAGGCGGACAGGGCCAACAAGGTTCTGAAGGGCCATCTGCTGGAGATATCCAGAAGGTGACCTCAGCATTGAAATTAGTTGAGGCTATTCGTCGTTCCGGTCATTTAGAGGCTGAAGTTTATGCCGTTGGTCGAGGACGCGAGCGCTATTCACCGCTTCTCGATCCGAAAACATATAATTTGTCGGAAAATGACTTGAAATCCATTCCAGCGAACTGGATTTGGCCTGAAGCGCCTAGTCAAGTATCAAACGGATTGGAAGCTATTCAAACATTGAAGCATCAATACGCTGGTCGTATTTCATTTGAAGTTGACCATGTTCACAATGAAGAAGAGCGCAAGTGGTTACAAGGCAAGATTGAAAACGGAACGTATCAAGTCGATTTTGATGAAGATCGTAAAAAGCAAGTGCTTAAGCTCCTTGCTCAGGTAGAAGGATTTGAGCAGTTCTTAGGGAAGACGTTCGTGGCTCAAAAGCGTTTCTCTATTGAGGGGCTCGATGTCATGGTACCGATGCTTGATCATATCGTGCAGGCAGCAACGGAAGAAAAAATGGAGCACGTTATGATGGGAATGGCTCACCGTGGCCGTTTAAATGTCTTAGCTCACGTTTTAGGTAAGCCGTATGATCGCATTTTCTCTGAATTCCACCATGCTCCTAATAAAGAGCTTGTCCCTTCTGAAGGATCAATGGGCATTAACTATGGTTGGACAGGGGACGTGAAGTACCACTTTGGTGCAAGTCGTGATGTTGAGAAAGAAGAGCGCACAACGCGTGTAACGCTCTCCCACAATCCGTCTCACCTTGAGTTCGTTGATCCGGTCGTGCAAGGGTTCTCACGTGCTGCACAAGATGATCGTGAAGAACGTGGCTGGTCTGAACAGGATACGGAGAAAGCTTTCTCTATTCTTATCCATGGTGATGCAGCATTCCCTGGTGAAGGGGTAGTAGCTGAAACGCTTAATATGAGTGACCTGCCAGGGTATCGGACAGGTGGAGCAGTTCATATTATTGCGAACAACCTGGTTGGATTTACAACGATTCAAAAAGACGGGCGCTCTACTCGTTATGCAAGTGATCTTGCAAAAGGGTATGAGATTCCGATTATCCATGTAAATGCAGATGATCCGATTCAATGTTTATCTGCGATGCAATTAGCCTATGAATACCGTAAGAAGTTCCATAAAGACTTCTTAATTGATCTAGTTGGTTATCGCCGTTATGGCCATAACGAAATGGATGAGCCTCGCGCTACTCAGCCTGAACTGTATTCTGAAATTGATGACCATTCAACTGTAGCTGCAGTGTATGCTGAGCAATTACAAAATGATGGTGTCATTGAAGATGGTTACTTCGATCAGGTGAAAGAAGAGGTCGACCAGAATCTTCGACAAACGTATGAAAATATGAAAGAGAATGAAACTGGTGACCAAGACGCAAAAGATGTTCCAGAAGAAATGGTTACTGGATTAAACGCGATTGATACAGCCGTATCATTAGACGTTTTAAAGAAATTGAATAAAGATTTACTAGAACGTCCTGAAGGTTTCAACGGCTTTAAGAAGCTTGAGAAGATCCTGCAACGTCGTGAGAATGTACTAGAAGAAGGAAATAAAGTAGATTGGGCAACAGGAGAATCTCTTGCATTTGCTTCTATATTAAAAGATGGCAAACCTATCCGTTTAACTGGACAAGATAGCCAGCGAGGAACGTTTGCTCACCGTCATCTAGTTCTACATGATGTGGAAGACGGGTCTACGTACTGCCCGATGCACGGGTTAGAAGAAGCCAATGCTTCCTTTGATATCTATAACAGTCCGTTAAATGAAGCGGGTGTGCTTGGATTTGAGTATGGGTATAGTGTGCAAGCTCCAGAAGCTCTTGTGCTTTGGGAAGCCCAGTACGGGGACTTCGCTAACGCAGGGCAAGTCATTATTGATCAGTTTATTTCAGCAGGCCGTGCAAAATGGGGAGAGAAATCAAGTCTTGTCATGTTGTTACCTCATGGCTATGAAGGGCAAGGCCCTGAACACTCAAGCGCCCGTTTAGAGCGTTATTTAACCATGAGCGCAGAGTACAACTGGACGGTTGCTAATGTAACCTCTTCAGCTCAGTACTTCCACTTGCTTCGTCGCCAAGCTGCAATTGGTGGGAAAGACGCAGCACGTCCGCTCGTCCTTATGACACCGAAAAGCTTGATCCGTAACCAACGCGTTGCCTCAGAAGGCAAGGAGTTTAGTGAAGGTCAATTCCAGCCACTTAAACCTCAGCGTGGTTTAGGGGAAAACGAAGATAAAGTGACGCGCCTTGTTATTGGAAGCGGGAAGGTCATGATTGACTTAGAAGACCGAATTGAAAATGAAGATCAAAACTGGGATTGGCTGCACATTGCTCGTGTAGAACAGATCTATCCGTTCCCAGAAAAGCAACTTCAGGAGATCTTAGAGCAGTATCCAAACATTGAAGAAGTCGTGTGGGTTCAAGAAGAACCTCGTAATATGGGTGGATGGGACTTTGTTAAAGAAACCCTCTACCAGCTTGTAAATGACACCCATGAAATTAAATATATTGGTCGTCCGAAACGTTCTTCACCAGCTGTAGGTGAACCAAACATTCACAAAACAGAGCAGAATAGAATCATCCAAGAAGCACTGAAGCTATCTAAAGGAGGAGATTCCAATGAAGGAAATTAA
- a CDS encoding Ppx/GppA family phosphatase, whose amino-acid sequence MSEQHYGIIDIGSNTVRLVIYERSESGRFKEIENIKAVARLRNYLGEDLNLREEGIDHLLSILRSFKKVTDTYDLEQLLAVATATIRQSLNQDTIIKRVKDEIGHEIRILSEEEEAYYGYLAVVNSTALSEGITVDIGGGSTEVTYYKNKEIQHSHSFAFGALTLKQMFVKDDVPTPKEMEDVKEYLMDQFKSLSWLEGKRVPVIGIGGSARNMVQIDQSLKSYPLAGLHQYRMFEHDMSFIKSYLLTLSFKKLQKVEGLSKDRADIILPTIEVFHSLYEVTDATSFILSRKGLRDGVFYEQLMEDFNISVFPDVLEESFNELAIDYNIDYKHVHQVTHLAQILFDELQEAEVSHLTREDVTLLKRGAFVFNLGEYIDSESSSQHTFYLLANRTIDGLMHKERLMLALVGSYKSKPIFKQYLHPYKHWFLKEEKKKIKTLGALTKFAYSFDSTRRSVVEDLHVEVKGEDLNIVAFCNQDPMAEEYQVEKQKKHLEKAIKMRVNITFTQKG is encoded by the coding sequence GTGAGTGAGCAGCATTATGGGATTATAGATATAGGTTCGAACACAGTAAGATTAGTCATCTATGAGCGGAGTGAGAGCGGTCGCTTTAAAGAAATCGAAAATATTAAAGCAGTGGCACGTCTTCGGAATTATCTTGGTGAGGACTTAAACTTAAGAGAAGAAGGGATTGATCATCTACTATCGATCTTAAGAAGTTTTAAGAAAGTGACGGACACGTATGACTTAGAACAGCTGCTGGCTGTGGCTACAGCAACAATCCGCCAGTCTCTAAACCAGGATACGATTATTAAGAGAGTGAAAGATGAGATTGGTCACGAAATACGAATCCTTTCTGAAGAAGAGGAAGCGTATTATGGTTATCTCGCTGTAGTGAATTCCACCGCTCTTTCGGAGGGCATTACGGTCGATATCGGTGGAGGAAGTACGGAGGTTACGTATTATAAGAATAAGGAGATCCAGCATTCTCACAGCTTTGCCTTCGGTGCATTGACGTTGAAACAAATGTTTGTGAAAGATGATGTACCAACGCCGAAAGAAATGGAAGATGTTAAAGAATACTTAATGGATCAGTTCAAATCCTTGTCGTGGCTCGAGGGTAAACGTGTACCTGTTATCGGGATTGGCGGAAGTGCTCGTAACATGGTGCAGATTGACCAGTCGCTTAAGAGCTACCCCTTAGCAGGCCTTCACCAGTATAGAATGTTTGAACATGACATGAGCTTTATTAAGAGTTATTTACTTACGTTGTCATTTAAGAAGTTACAGAAGGTTGAAGGGTTATCAAAGGACCGGGCAGACATTATCCTTCCAACTATTGAAGTCTTTCATTCCTTATATGAAGTCACCGATGCCACTTCGTTTATATTAAGTCGCAAAGGACTGAGAGATGGAGTCTTTTATGAACAGCTTATGGAAGACTTTAATATTTCCGTGTTCCCTGATGTGTTAGAAGAGAGCTTCAATGAATTGGCGATCGACTATAACATTGATTACAAGCACGTTCATCAGGTAACTCATTTAGCACAGATTCTGTTTGATGAATTGCAAGAAGCGGAAGTGAGTCATTTAACAAGAGAAGATGTCACGTTGTTGAAACGCGGCGCATTTGTATTTAACTTAGGGGAGTACATTGATTCCGAATCAAGTTCCCAGCATACTTTCTATCTACTTGCTAATCGAACCATAGATGGACTTATGCATAAAGAACGATTGATGTTAGCTCTTGTAGGTTCCTATAAGAGTAAACCTATTTTTAAGCAGTACCTTCATCCTTATAAACATTGGTTCTTAAAAGAAGAGAAGAAAAAAATTAAAACGCTCGGCGCATTGACGAAGTTTGCCTATAGCTTCGACTCCACAAGGAGAAGTGTTGTAGAAGATCTACATGTAGAAGTAAAAGGAGAAGATCTCAATATCGTCGCCTTCTGTAATCAAGACCCAATGGCTGAAGAATACCAGGTCGAAAAGCAGAAGAAACACCTCGAGAAAGCAATTAAAATGCGTGTTAACATTACATTCACACAAAAAGGGTAG
- a CDS encoding RNA degradosome polyphosphate kinase has translation MEQMELDHPRYYNNRELSWLAFNERVLQESLDKRNPLMERFKFLAIFSSNLDEFFMVRVAGLKDQVKAGFNKPENKAGLTPKEQLSKISEKNHKLVDMQYSTYQHVLLPMLKEHQITFVAMDELSTMQLDAMEQYFDEQVFPVLTPMAVDAYRPFPMLLNKSINIAVVLEDTFDEEEPAEKTAIVQVPAVLDRYIELEVDEEGTRKFMMLEDIISHFIYKMFQGYKVKSVTEFRITRNADMTIHEEGARDLLKEIEKELKKRKWGAAVRLEIKRDAYDPKLLEFLLNVLEIHRKDVYEIDGPLDLTFLFKFYKDMEEYNDSLVYEALIPQPPKDVGSDEDLFELASERDVFLHHPYESFQPVVDFVEDAADDPDVLAIKQTLYRVSGGSPIIEGLKRAAENGKQVTVLVELKARFDEENNVQWAKELEKAGCHVIYGMNYLKTHSKITLVVRRKKHQIERFVHLGTGNYNDQTAKLYTDMGLITSNRKFGIDATNFFNYLSGYTEKPAYHHISMAPFDIRRDLVHHIDEEIEAHQKYGNGRIIAKMNSLTDKVIIKKLYEASNRGVQIDLIVRGICCLRPGIKGISENIRVRSIVGRFLEHSRIYYFHKNGEGNIYLSSADLMTRNMEKRVELMFPIYDAHIESRLHQILDLHLKDNLKARVQDEHGNYHYVKRAPSEEELDSQLELFNRAYMVGEDEE, from the coding sequence ATGGAACAAATGGAATTAGATCATCCGCGTTATTATAATAATCGTGAATTAAGTTGGTTAGCCTTTAATGAACGGGTGCTGCAGGAATCATTAGATAAACGGAATCCGTTAATGGAGCGATTTAAATTTTTAGCGATTTTTAGCTCGAATTTGGATGAGTTCTTTATGGTTCGTGTAGCCGGTTTAAAAGACCAGGTGAAAGCGGGTTTTAATAAGCCGGAGAATAAAGCAGGCCTTACCCCTAAAGAGCAGCTATCCAAAATTTCTGAGAAGAATCATAAGCTTGTTGATATGCAGTATTCGACGTATCAACATGTATTATTACCGATGTTAAAAGAACATCAAATTACCTTTGTAGCCATGGACGAGCTGTCTACTATGCAACTTGATGCCATGGAACAATATTTTGATGAACAAGTCTTTCCTGTTTTAACCCCAATGGCGGTTGATGCTTATCGACCATTTCCCATGCTGTTAAATAAAAGTATTAACATCGCAGTGGTTCTTGAAGATACGTTTGATGAAGAGGAGCCGGCAGAGAAGACGGCAATTGTGCAGGTACCCGCTGTACTAGACCGGTATATTGAGCTAGAAGTAGATGAAGAGGGCACGCGCAAGTTCATGATGCTTGAAGACATCATTAGTCATTTTATATATAAGATGTTTCAAGGGTACAAGGTGAAGTCTGTTACAGAATTTCGCATTACCCGTAATGCAGATATGACGATTCATGAAGAAGGTGCCAGAGACCTATTAAAAGAAATTGAGAAAGAACTTAAGAAGAGAAAATGGGGAGCTGCAGTGCGTTTAGAGATCAAACGTGATGCGTATGATCCGAAGCTTCTTGAATTTCTATTAAATGTATTAGAAATTCATCGCAAGGATGTATATGAAATCGACGGCCCACTTGACCTTACGTTCTTATTTAAATTTTATAAAGATATGGAAGAATACAATGACTCCCTTGTGTACGAAGCGTTAATTCCCCAACCACCGAAAGATGTAGGGTCTGATGAGGACTTATTTGAACTCGCTTCGGAACGAGATGTGTTCCTGCATCACCCTTACGAATCGTTTCAACCTGTTGTGGACTTCGTGGAGGATGCAGCGGATGATCCGGATGTCCTGGCGATTAAACAAACTCTCTACCGGGTCAGTGGCGGTTCCCCGATTATTGAAGGATTAAAGCGGGCGGCTGAGAATGGGAAGCAAGTAACGGTGCTTGTGGAGCTAAAGGCTCGATTTGATGAAGAGAATAACGTACAATGGGCCAAAGAACTTGAAAAAGCAGGTTGTCACGTCATATACGGTATGAACTACTTGAAAACTCATAGTAAAATTACCCTTGTTGTACGTAGGAAAAAGCACCAGATTGAACGATTCGTTCATCTTGGTACGGGGAATTACAACGACCAAACCGCCAAGCTTTATACCGATATGGGGTTGATTACATCCAACCGTAAGTTTGGTATAGATGCTACGAACTTCTTTAATTACTTAAGTGGATATACGGAGAAGCCAGCTTATCATCATATTTCGATGGCACCCTTTGATATTCGTCGCGACCTTGTTCACCACATTGATGAGGAAATTGAGGCCCATCAGAAATATGGGAATGGTCGTATTATTGCTAAAATGAATTCCCTGACAGATAAAGTCATTATCAAAAAGTTGTATGAAGCTTCGAATAGAGGAGTGCAAATTGATTTAATTGTACGAGGAATTTGTTGTCTTCGCCCAGGAATTAAAGGTATTAGTGAAAACATTCGTGTCAGAAGCATTGTAGGTCGTTTTTTAGAGCATAGCAGGATTTATTACTTTCACAAAAATGGGGAAGGGAATATATATTTATCCTCAGCCGATTTAATGACACGGAATATGGAGAAGCGGGTCGAGCTGATGTTCCCGATTTATGATGCCCATATCGAATCCAGATTGCATCAAATTTTAGATCTTCATCTAAAAGATAATCTGAAAGCAAGGGTCCAGGATGAGCATGGAAATTACCATTACGTAAAGCGTGCTCCAAGTGAAGAAGAGCTTGATAGTCAGCTTGAACTTTTTAATCGAGCTTACATGGTTGGAGAAGATGAAGAATAA